A stretch of the Argentina anserina chromosome 6, drPotAnse1.1, whole genome shotgun sequence genome encodes the following:
- the LOC126801241 gene encoding aquaporin TIP1-1, translating to MPIRNIAVGRPEETYHPDALKAALAEFISTLIFVFAGEGSGMAFNKLTSDGATTPAGLVAAALAHAFSLFVAVSVGANISGGHVNPAVTFGAFVGGNITLLRGILYWIAQLLGSTVACLLLKFVTNGQTTSAFALSSGVGVWNAFVFEIVMTFGLVYTVYATAIDPKKGSVGTIAPIAIGFIVGANILAGGAFDGASMNPAVSFGPALVSWSWENHWVYWAGPLVGGGLAGLVYEFAFISNSGHEPLASGEYA from the exons ATGCCGATCCGGAACATTGCCGTGGGCCGACCCGAGGAGACGTACCACCCGGACGCCCTCAAGGCCGCTCTTGCTGAGTTCATATCCACTCTCATCTTTGTCTTCGCCGGTGAAGGCTCAGGCATGGCCTTCAACAAGCTCACTTCCGACGGCGCCACCACTCCTGCCGGACTCGTGGCTGCTGCCCTAGCTCACGCTTTTTCTCTTTTCGTCGCCGTCTCAGTCGGAGCCAACATCTCCGGCGGACACGTCAACCCCGCCGTCACCTTCGGCGCCTTCGTCGGAGGTAACATCACTCTCCTACGTGGCATCCTCTACTGGATAGCTCAGCTGCTCGGATCCACCGTCGCTTGCTTGCTTCTTAAGTTCGTCACCAACGGCCAG ACCACCTCTGCTTTTGCTCTGTCCTCCGGAGTAGGAGTGTGGAACGCGTTCGTTTTCGAGATTGTGATGACGTTCGGGCTGGTGTACACCGTCTACGCCACCGCTATTGATCCCAAGAAGGGGAGCGTGGGAACAATCGCGCCCATCGCGATTGGTTTCATCGTTGGTGCCAACATTTTGGCGGGTGGAGCATTCGACGGAGCTTCCATGAACCCGGCCGTGTCTTTTGGACCGGCTTTGGTTAGCTGGAGCTGGGAGAACCACTGGGTGTACTGGGCCGGACCCTTGGTAGGTGGCGGCCTCGCCGGGCTTGTTTACGAGTTCGCCTTTATCAGCAACAGCGGCCACGAGCCTCTGGCCAGTGGTGAATACGCCTAG